A genomic region of Mitsuaria sp. 7 contains the following coding sequences:
- a CDS encoding sodium:solute symporter, whose translation MSATVLLVVVVAYFSLLLAVAWWTSRRADNDSFFIGNRNSHWGLVAFGMIGTSLSGVTFISVPGSVGAGAFSYFQIMLGQFAGYAVVAFVLLPLYYRLHLSSIYRYLGTRLGVAAHRTGAGFFILSRTLGATARLYLVVRILQDLVLAQFGMPFWLSALLVLVMILLYTLEGGVKTIVWTDTLQTTGMLGGLVICVVFLLHALGLDLASGWQAMRAAGLAEVFVTDPMSASHWAKQLLAGAAIAVAMTGLDQEMMQKNISVKRLADAQKNMMVMAAIMTVVVLLFLFLGGLLTMYAQQQDIAAHGDRLFPAVVMGHLPAWVQLIFVVALISALFPSADGAITALTSSTCIDLIGLQERRDWDEARQRRVRKAVHLGYALLFLLLTLGFRWLDDPSMVSVILKLAGYTYGPLLGLFAFGILTTRTLRGGVLPWVALAAPALCWVVDAHQSTLFGDYRMGLELLLVNAGLTFGGLWVGSRPAAYPQPKAA comes from the coding sequence ATGTCCGCCACCGTCCTGCTCGTCGTCGTCGTCGCCTACTTCTCGCTGCTGCTGGCGGTGGCCTGGTGGACGTCCCGCCGCGCGGACAACGACAGCTTCTTCATCGGCAACCGCAACAGCCACTGGGGGCTGGTCGCCTTCGGGATGATCGGCACCTCGCTCTCCGGGGTGACCTTCATCAGCGTGCCGGGCTCCGTCGGCGCCGGCGCGTTCAGCTACTTCCAGATCATGCTGGGCCAGTTCGCCGGCTACGCGGTCGTCGCCTTCGTGCTGCTGCCGCTCTATTACCGGCTCCACCTGAGCTCCATCTACCGCTACCTCGGCACGCGCCTGGGCGTCGCCGCGCACCGCACCGGCGCCGGCTTCTTCATCCTGTCCCGCACGCTCGGTGCGACCGCCCGGCTCTACCTGGTCGTGCGTATCCTGCAGGACCTGGTGCTCGCCCAGTTCGGCATGCCGTTCTGGCTCAGCGCGCTGCTGGTGCTCGTGATGATCCTGCTCTACACGCTCGAGGGCGGCGTCAAGACCATCGTCTGGACCGACACGCTGCAGACTACCGGCATGCTCGGCGGCCTCGTCATCTGCGTCGTCTTCCTGCTCCATGCGCTGGGCCTGGACCTGGCGTCGGGCTGGCAGGCGATGCGCGCGGCCGGCCTCGCCGAGGTGTTCGTCACCGATCCGATGAGCGCCTCGCACTGGGCCAAGCAGCTGCTCGCCGGCGCGGCAATCGCCGTCGCGATGACGGGACTCGACCAGGAGATGATGCAGAAGAACATCTCGGTCAAGCGCCTGGCCGACGCGCAGAAGAACATGATGGTGATGGCGGCCATCATGACCGTCGTGGTGCTGCTGTTCCTGTTCCTCGGCGGCCTGCTGACGATGTATGCGCAGCAGCAGGACATCGCCGCCCACGGCGACCGGTTGTTCCCCGCCGTCGTCATGGGCCACCTGCCGGCCTGGGTGCAGTTGATCTTCGTGGTCGCGCTGATCTCGGCGCTGTTCCCGAGCGCCGACGGCGCCATCACCGCGCTCACGTCCAGCACCTGCATCGACCTCATCGGCCTGCAGGAGCGCCGCGACTGGGACGAGGCCCGCCAGCGCCGCGTCCGCAAGGCGGTGCACCTCGGCTACGCGCTGCTGTTCCTGCTGCTGACGCTGGGCTTCCGCTGGCTGGACGATCCCAGCATGGTCTCCGTCATCCTCAAGCTGGCGGGCTACACCTACGGGCCGCTGCTGGGGCTGTTCGCCTTCGGCATCCTGACCACGCGGACCTTGCGCGGCGGCGTTCTCCCATGGGTCGCGCTGGCCGCGCCGGCCCTGTGCTGGGTCGTCGACGCCCACCAGTCCACCCTCTTCGGGGACTACCGGATGGGGTTGGAGTTGCTGCTGGTGAATGCCGGGCTGACCTTCGGGGGACTCTGGGTGGGCTCCCGGCCCGCCGCTTATCCCCAGCCGAAGGCCGCT
- a CDS encoding LysE family transporter — MELSVWLGFFAASWAISLSPGAGAIAAMSAGLNHGFQRGYFMTMGLILGILTQIVVVGAGLGALIAASEQAFAVVKWAGVAYLVYLGIQQWRSPAKPLVAEQAEGRQVSRRDLILRGWGINAVNPKGTVFLLAVVPQFLNLHHSLTQQYAVIGATLAFTDAVVMAGYTLLAARVLRALKSESHLKAMNRIFGSLFVGAGALLATFKKAAD, encoded by the coding sequence ATGGAGTTGTCAGTCTGGCTGGGGTTCTTCGCGGCCTCCTGGGCCATCAGCCTGTCCCCGGGCGCCGGTGCCATCGCGGCGATGAGCGCCGGGCTGAATCACGGCTTCCAGCGCGGCTACTTCATGACCATGGGCCTGATCCTGGGCATCCTGACCCAGATCGTGGTGGTCGGCGCCGGACTGGGCGCGCTGATCGCGGCGTCCGAACAGGCCTTCGCGGTGGTCAAGTGGGCCGGCGTGGCCTACCTCGTGTACCTGGGCATCCAGCAATGGCGCTCGCCGGCCAAGCCGCTGGTCGCCGAACAGGCCGAGGGCCGGCAGGTCTCGCGTCGCGACCTGATCCTGCGCGGCTGGGGCATCAACGCGGTGAACCCCAAGGGCACGGTCTTCCTGCTGGCCGTGGTGCCGCAGTTCCTGAACCTGCATCACAGCCTGACACAGCAGTACGCGGTGATCGGCGCGACGCTGGCCTTCACCGACGCCGTGGTGATGGCCGGCTACACGCTGCTGGCCGCGCGCGTGCTGCGGGCGCTGAAGTCGGAATCGCATCTGAAGGCGATGAACCGGATCTTCGGATCGCTGTTCGTCGGTGCCGGCGCGTTGCTGGCGACCTTCAAGAAGGCCGCCGACTGA
- a CDS encoding DMT family transporter, which yields MSTVSDRWLFWGPTLIWASTWHVILYQLASGVPILNSVGWRFGLAALMLAGFARWQKQSLKLPLSAHGLMLATGIVQYSGNYFSVYEAERHIPSGLVAVLFCLMVFGNALTGRIFFAQRVTGRFLAASAGAVAGVVMIFWPEIASTGARPTAAYGLAIGLVAVLAAVIGNVLTLTLTRRGLALVPVLAWSMGYGAVFLLLASVTTGQGLNFAWTPEYVFSLLYLAVFGSVFAFVLYFKLAQRQGTARAALTGVVIPVIALVISAIFEGWRPTALALAGMVLCLSSIYVATRPQR from the coding sequence ATGTCCACCGTTTCCGATCGCTGGTTGTTCTGGGGCCCGACGCTGATCTGGGCCAGCACGTGGCACGTGATCCTGTATCAGCTCGCCTCGGGCGTGCCGATCCTCAATTCGGTGGGCTGGCGCTTCGGTCTGGCGGCGCTGATGCTGGCGGGCTTCGCGCGCTGGCAGAAGCAGTCGCTGAAGCTGCCGCTGTCGGCGCACGGGCTGATGCTGGCGACGGGGATCGTGCAGTACAGCGGCAACTACTTCTCCGTCTACGAGGCCGAGCGCCACATCCCCAGCGGGCTGGTGGCGGTGCTGTTCTGCCTGATGGTGTTCGGCAACGCGCTGACGGGGCGGATCTTCTTCGCGCAGCGCGTGACGGGTCGCTTCCTGGCGGCGTCGGCGGGCGCCGTGGCGGGGGTGGTGATGATCTTCTGGCCGGAGATCGCTTCGACCGGCGCCCGCCCGACGGCGGCCTACGGCCTGGCGATCGGCCTGGTGGCGGTGCTGGCCGCCGTCATCGGCAACGTCCTGACGCTGACCTTGACCCGCCGCGGCCTGGCGCTGGTGCCGGTGCTGGCGTGGAGCATGGGCTACGGCGCGGTGTTCCTGCTGCTGGCGTCGGTGACGACAGGGCAGGGCCTGAACTTCGCATGGACGCCGGAATACGTCTTCAGCCTGCTGTACCTGGCGGTCTTCGGCTCGGTGTTTGCGTTCGTCCTGTACTTCAAGCTCGCGCAGCGCCAGGGCACGGCGCGCGCTGCGCTGACCGGCGTGGTGATCCCGGTGATCGCGCTGGTGATCTCGGCGATCTTCGAAGGCTGGCGGCCGACGGCCCTCGCGCTCGCCGGCATGGTGCTGTGCTTGAGCAGCATCTACGTGGCGACGCGGCCGCAGCGGTGA